One window from the genome of Synechococcus sp. PROS-7-1 encodes:
- a CDS encoding NfeD family protein → MPLLAVPLVWLLLAGLLLAIELSLPGFDGLMVAVLGALSLSVLTALLPLPLWLQIGLFILITVAGTLWLSSWSARRTPSSSRRRLKEDTAEVLGTITPGGEGRVRWHGQSWAASSLDLEQPLEAGDQVLVMGRDGTHLQILPINALR, encoded by the coding sequence ATGCCTCTTCTTGCAGTTCCTCTGGTTTGGCTACTGCTGGCAGGGCTTCTGTTGGCCATCGAGTTATCACTTCCAGGCTTTGACGGCCTGATGGTTGCCGTGTTGGGGGCACTGAGTCTCTCCGTGCTGACGGCCCTCCTCCCTCTGCCGCTCTGGCTGCAGATCGGCCTTTTTATCTTGATCACCGTGGCGGGAACCCTCTGGCTCAGCAGCTGGTCCGCCAGGCGCACACCATCATCAAGTCGCCGCAGGCTGAAGGAAGACACCGCGGAGGTTCTCGGCACCATCACTCCAGGTGGAGAGGGCCGGGTGCGTTGGCATGGCCAGAGCTGGGCCGCAAGTTCCCTCGACCTGGAGCAGCCCCTGGAGGCCGGAGACCAGGTGCTGGTGATGGGGCGGGACGGAACCCATCTTCAAATTCTTCCGATCAACGCGCTGCGCTGA
- a CDS encoding DNA recombination-mediator protein A — translation MSRSLDLPALDKVDTLAQELALLQDKGQRRIAILGSRHVPVVAIHLIELIARSLAQEGHSLVTSGAQGVNAAVIRGVLAVDASKLTVLLPQSLSRQGPEIQDQLEQVLHLIEKPEHDDLPLPMASSLCNQDIITRCDQLICLAFHDSETLLASCRNAEDMGKVVSLLYFD, via the coding sequence TTGAGCCGATCCCTCGATCTTCCTGCGCTGGACAAGGTCGACACCCTTGCTCAGGAACTGGCCTTGCTGCAGGACAAGGGTCAACGGCGCATCGCCATTCTTGGTAGCCGTCACGTTCCTGTGGTGGCGATCCACCTCATTGAACTGATTGCACGCTCCCTGGCACAGGAAGGTCATTCCCTGGTCACCTCTGGAGCACAGGGCGTCAATGCTGCGGTGATCAGGGGTGTTCTGGCCGTTGATGCTTCGAAGCTCACTGTGCTTCTTCCCCAAAGCCTCAGCCGCCAGGGACCTGAGATCCAGGATCAGCTCGAACAAGTCCTGCATCTCATTGAAAAGCCTGAGCACGACGACCTTCCGTTGCCGATGGCCAGCAGTCTCTGCAATCAGGACATCATCACCCGCTGTGATCAACTGATCTGTCTGGCATTTCATGACAGCGAAACCCTGCTCGCGAGCTGCCGCAACGCTGAGGACATGGGCAAAGTGGTCAGCCTGCTGTACTTCGACTGA
- a CDS encoding phosphotransacetylase family protein, translating into MGSTLLIGSCEPFSGKSALVLGLARHLLSSGQRVRFGKPLATSFDWAPDQGALPDPLIDDDVRFVGETLGLDDQELISSLHLLSPSTAENRLAEGLLTAGDGLDHLRKQLLGFDGGVTLLEAAGNLNEGLLYGLSLVQLANDLDAPVVLVHLWQDSCSVDALLAAKTQLGDRLRGVVLNAVTPDEVEGLEREVVPALQRLGLTVFGVMPRSPLLRSVTVGELVRRLDARVICCPEKLELLVETLSIGAMNVNSAMEFFRRRRNMAVVTGADRTDIQLAALEASTQCLILTGAGEPLPQLINRADELEVPLLKVDHDTLATVEVIEQAFGHVRLHEAVKATYAFRLVEEHCRLNDLIKAVGLA; encoded by the coding sequence ATGGGCTCCACGCTGCTGATCGGATCCTGTGAACCCTTCAGTGGCAAATCAGCCCTTGTGTTGGGCCTGGCACGCCATCTGCTCTCGTCCGGTCAACGCGTTCGGTTTGGGAAACCCCTGGCCACCAGTTTCGATTGGGCGCCTGATCAGGGTGCCTTGCCTGATCCGCTGATCGATGACGATGTTCGTTTCGTTGGTGAAACCCTTGGTCTTGATGATCAGGAGTTGATTTCATCGCTGCATCTCCTCTCGCCATCCACCGCTGAGAACCGTTTAGCGGAGGGCCTGTTAACGGCAGGAGATGGTTTGGATCATCTCAGGAAGCAACTCCTCGGGTTTGACGGTGGGGTGACTCTTCTTGAGGCTGCCGGCAATCTCAACGAAGGCTTGCTCTATGGCTTGAGCCTGGTGCAGCTGGCGAATGATCTCGATGCCCCCGTTGTACTGGTGCACCTCTGGCAAGACAGCTGCAGTGTGGACGCTCTGCTGGCGGCGAAGACGCAACTCGGGGATCGCTTGCGTGGTGTAGTGCTGAATGCGGTCACCCCTGATGAGGTTGAAGGGCTCGAACGAGAGGTGGTCCCAGCCCTGCAGAGGCTTGGACTCACGGTGTTCGGGGTGATGCCTCGCTCTCCCCTGCTGCGTAGCGTCACGGTGGGTGAGCTGGTGCGGCGATTGGATGCACGGGTGATCTGCTGCCCCGAGAAGCTGGAGTTGCTGGTGGAAACCCTCAGCATCGGTGCCATGAATGTGAACTCGGCGATGGAGTTCTTCAGGCGTCGCCGCAACATGGCCGTGGTGACTGGCGCCGACCGAACTGACATCCAGTTGGCTGCTCTGGAGGCTTCCACCCAGTGCCTCATTCTTACGGGTGCCGGCGAACCTCTGCCGCAGCTGATCAACCGAGCTGATGAGCTGGAAGTTCCATTGCTGAAAGTGGATCACGACACTTTGGCCACGGTCGAAGTGATCGAGCAGGCTTTTGGCCATGTGCGCTTGCATGAGGCGGTCAAAGCCACCTACGCCTTCCGCCTGGTGGAGGAGCATTGCCGTTTGAACGACCTCATCAAGGCCGTTGGTCTCGCTTAA
- the ebsA gene encoding type IV pilus biogenesis protein EbsA has product MTLSGLSWEAQLALFAPYCGGREREPLLRQALVMLPSGEYAGERTLVDAPAHRFFLHWDPVQAPLEPCRCVLRFESRPGVDYRFECPAHQLLSWFMEGPVQGRGNDLPDSFWQWLLLSRFADDRPL; this is encoded by the coding sequence ATGACCTTGTCTGGCCTTTCCTGGGAGGCTCAGTTGGCGCTCTTCGCTCCCTACTGCGGGGGGCGTGAAAGGGAACCCCTCCTCCGGCAGGCGCTGGTCATGCTGCCTTCGGGGGAGTACGCCGGTGAACGGACGTTGGTCGATGCCCCTGCGCATCGTTTTTTTCTGCATTGGGATCCAGTGCAGGCCCCGCTCGAACCCTGTCGCTGTGTTCTGCGGTTTGAGAGTCGTCCCGGGGTTGATTACCGCTTCGAATGTCCAGCTCACCAGTTGCTGAGCTGGTTCATGGAGGGGCCAGTGCAGGGCCGCGGCAACGATCTTCCTGACAGCTTTTGGCAATGGCTCCTGCTCAGCCGGTTCGCCGACGACCGACCCCTTTAA
- a CDS encoding SDR family oxidoreductase — translation MPQFIAMAQTRSTSPQTGVEPKGWQGQRVGITGANGELGRALTAELRERGAWVVGISHRARVETPSPLQAAQDWVCWCSGEEEALDPILRDLDVLVLNHGVNPGGDQAPEALTKAMEINALSHWRLIQRFEQICVEAPLRPRELWVNTSEAEIQPALSPGYELSKRLIGQLVSLRWSVPERHRAGLPRLRKLVLGPFRSSLNPIGVMSADFVAKQVLVQANLGLPLIVVTPNPLTFLLMPLTELGRWIYNRSFRLNRPDP, via the coding sequence ATGCCCCAGTTCATCGCGATGGCACAGACCAGAAGCACCTCTCCCCAGACCGGTGTGGAACCCAAGGGGTGGCAGGGGCAACGGGTGGGAATCACTGGAGCGAATGGTGAACTGGGGCGCGCCCTCACAGCAGAGTTAAGGGAGCGCGGTGCCTGGGTCGTTGGTATCAGTCACCGCGCCAGAGTGGAGACACCGTCGCCACTGCAAGCCGCGCAGGATTGGGTGTGCTGGTGCAGTGGTGAGGAAGAGGCTCTCGATCCGATTCTGAGAGATCTGGATGTCCTGGTGCTCAACCATGGGGTGAATCCTGGTGGAGATCAGGCTCCTGAAGCCTTGACCAAGGCGATGGAGATCAATGCACTAAGCCACTGGCGCCTGATCCAGCGTTTCGAGCAGATTTGCGTCGAAGCACCCCTGCGGCCAAGGGAACTTTGGGTGAACACCTCAGAGGCTGAAATTCAACCGGCTCTCAGCCCCGGCTACGAGCTGAGCAAACGGCTGATCGGCCAATTGGTCAGCCTGCGCTGGAGTGTCCCCGAACGCCATCGCGCAGGTCTGCCTCGCCTGCGCAAATTGGTGCTTGGGCCATTTCGCTCGAGCCTCAATCCCATCGGTGTGATGTCTGCGGACTTTGTCGCAAAGCAGGTTCTCGTTCAAGCGAACCTCGGGCTGCCACTGATCGTGGTCACACCGAATCCACTGACCTTCCTCTTAATGCCTTTAACAGAGCTTGGCCGCTGGATTTACAACCGTAGTTTCAGGCTCAATCGCCCCGATCCGTAA